TATGGAACTATCTCTAAGCTAGAAAAAGGCCAAGGTTGGGGATTTGACCCAATTTTTATTCCAAAAAATCAAAAGAAGACGTATGGTGAATTAATTGACAAAAATAATATTTCACACAGATACAAAGCACTGAAAAAATTTTCTAATTGGTATTTGCATACGCTGAAATATAACGATCAATAAATCTCTCATTATTTTGTAAAATTGAGATTCTTGAAACAAGACTTTCATCCATAATTGAAAATATTTTACTTTGTTTAGCTATTTCTTCACTGAATTTTTTTACTTCTGGCATTTCTAACATATTTTCATGTTCAAGTCTATTAGTTGAACGACCAATATGCATGTAAGATTTTATTTCAATAAAATGTGGACTAGCTTTTCTAAACATATTTGCAAATGCTGGTATCATTTCTTTTTGATCATTATAATTTCGAATTAATGTAATTCTTAAAACAGTTCGTGTATCTAGATCTTTTAACATATCTAATGTTCTGTTCCATCTTTCCCATGAATCATCATATTTTGGTTTGTTAATTTTTATAAATGATTCATAATCTGCTGCATTTGTAGATAAATACAATTGTGTTGGTAATGCATCTTCATCTTGTAGTTTTTGAATCATATCTGGTTCTTGTCCATTTGTTACAAGAAAAATTGATTTTGTAGCTTCTAATGATTTTAGATATTTAATCAATTCCGGTAATTTTGGATACATTGTTGGTTCTCCAGACAATGAAATTGCATAATGTGTTGGTAACAATGATTCATCTAATCTTTGATTATCATTTCTTGAATCTCCATAAAATCCATCAATCAGTTTTTTTCTTTCACCCATTAATTTTCTTAAAATTTGTTCTGGTTCTGCAACTTGTTCTGGTTCCATTTTCATTGCATCATAAAATTCCATTGGCCTCCAACAATAAACACATCTATTTTCACAGTACATTCCAGCTGGTGAAAATTCCATACATCTATGAGTTAAAATTCCATAAAATTGATGTTTATAGCAACTTCCTTCATGTTTGAATGATTTTTTTGTCCAATGGCATAATTCAACGGTAGAGTGGTCTGCAACCCCATATTTTGCTTTTTTGAGTTGTGCAGCAATGGCTGGTTTTATTTGAATGAGGTTTTCTTGATCATTTTCTACTACTTCTCCAGAACAACTCATATCATGTCTTGTAATTTGATTTACTTAAATTCATTTAGAATATTATATAGAAAAAGTAGTACATTTAACGAAACTAAAGTGTAATTTAATAACTGGAATTACTGAATAAAAGCGTAAATTGAAAGTTAAATATGCTCTAATGCTTTTGTTCATGCTTGGCTCCACACTAAGTATTTCGATTTCTCCAGTTTTAGCAGCTACTGAGATTGATATTGATAATGACGGTGTTTTAGATGATGTTGATAATTGTCCTCGATTACAAGAAGATTATTTTGGTGAAATAGATGGTTGTCCATCTAAAAATCTAAATTGGGTAGATTCTGATTCTGATTCAATTCCTGATAATGTAGATCAATGTATTTTATCTCAAGAAACTTTTAATGGATTTGAAGATACAGATGGCTGTCCTGATAATATTTCTTCAGAATTAATTTTTGATCAAGATTCTGATTCAATTCCTGATATGCAAGATAATTGCCCATTAGTTTCTGAAACTTTTAATGGATTTGAAGATACAGACGGCTGTCCAGACACACTTGCAATTGATTCTGATTCTGATGGAGTTCAAGACTTTTTAGATAATTGTCCTTCAACTCTTGAAACTTGGAATGGCTTTGCAGATTTTGATGGGTGTCCTGATGAAATAATTAATCCTGATTCTGACTTTGATGGAATTTTAGATGTAAATGATCAATGTGTTAATGAACGTGAAAGAGTAAATGGATTCCAAGACGATGACGGTTGTCCAGATATTTCTCCAGATAATATGGCACTTGATACTGATTTAGATGGAATAAGAGATACAATAGATCTTTGCCCATATCAAAAAGAAACTTTTAACAACATTCAAGATACCGACGGCTGTCCTGATGAACGTTCCACTGAATTATTTATTGATAACTTGATGAAAGATTCAGATGGTGATGGAATTTTAGATGCAATTGATAAATGCATTTCATTACCTGAAACTTTTAACGACTTCCAAGATCGTGATGGTTGTCCGGAATTTTATGCTGATTATGATACTGATTTTGATGGAATTTTAGATAGTGCTGATAATTGTCCATTAGTACAAGAAACTTTTAACAATTTCCAAGACGATGACGGCTGTCCTGATGACGTATTTTCTGAAATTATTATTTATGATTCTGATTATGATGGTATCTTAGATAATGTAGACAAATGCATTTCATTACCTGAAACTTTTAACAATTTCCAAGACGATGACGGCTGTCCTGACTTTGTTTCACAAACTGATTCTGATTATGATTCTATTCTTGATGTCTTTGATAGTTGTAAATATGCAGTAGAAACTTACAACGGATTCCAAGACGATGACGGCTGTCCTGATACACTGTATGATCAACAATTCTCAAATGATTCTGATGGCGATGGAATTATAGACAATCTTGACCTTTGTCCTAATTCCCCTGAAAATTATAATCGATTCTTAGACGATGACGGCTGTCCTGACGATCCAATTATGAGTGATTTTGATCAAGATGGAATTTCTAATTCAGTAGATCTTTGTCCAAGTATATCTGAAACTTACAACGGATTCCAAGACGATGACGGCTGTCCAGATTCTGTTGATACAATAGAATTATTCACATATCAATTACCTGATGTTGATAATGATGGTGTTGATGATAGATGGGATCAATGTCCAGAAAAATCTGAAAACTATAATGGCTTTGCTGATAATGACGGCTGTCCAGACACAATTGGATTTTCAATTCCTGTTGATGCTTCTATGATTGACTCTGACGATGATGCAATCCCAGATGGAATAGATCTATGTCCTACAGCACCTGAAAGATACAATGGCTACTTTGATACTGACGGCTGTCCTGATAATGTTGATGTTAATTCATCAACTGATACTGATTTTGATGGATTTATTGATACATTAGATGTTTGTAAATATGAAAAAGAAGTTTACAATAATTTTGAAGACGATGACGGCTGTCCAGACACAGTACCAGGTGATTATTCTGCTATTTCCCCGAAATACCAATCATTAGATGTTGATAATGATGGTGTTGATGATAGATGGGATCAATGCCTTAATGAACGTGAAAATTTTAATGGATTTTTAGATTTTGACGGCTGTCCGGATGTTTTTGGTGCAGAATCTACTATTGTTCCAATAACTGATTCAGATTTAGATGGATATGATGATGAATTTGATTCCTGTCCTTCAGAACCAGAAACTTGGAATAAATACAAAGATACCGACGGCTGTCCAGATTCACTTCCTTAAATAATTAATATCTCTAAAAATTAATTTTCTTATGTTACCCAAATTTTCAAGTAAAGCATTTTTGGCTCCAATGGCAGGAGTTAGTGATCCTGCACTTAGATTACAATGCAAAAAAATGGGTGCAGGTCTTGTCGTTACAGAATTTACTAGTATTCATAGTATTATTGCAAAAGAAAAACAACTCAAGGAACATATGCAAAGTATTACAGAATTTATTGAATATTCTGAACAAGAACGACCTTTATCTGTGCAATTATTTGGCTCAGATCTAGATGCATTAGAAAAAGCTGCTAAAATTGTTGAACCCTATTTTGATATAATTGATTACAATATGGGTTGCCCAGCACCTCATATTACACAACAGATGGCAGGAGGAGCTTTATTACAACAATCCAATCTTACCGAACAAATATTCAAAACTCTCGTTAATGCTGTAAAAAAACCTGTAACATTAAAAATTCGTTCAGGAGTTACTGATGCAAGTCGTTATTTGTTTAAAGATATTGCTGAAATTGCTGAAGATGAAGGAATTGAAATGATTACATTTCATCCACGTACAGTGAATCAAGGATATTCTGGAAATGCAGATTGGGAACTAATTAAAGAACTAAAAGAAATTTCAAATATTCCAATTGTTGGAAATGGTGATATTACTACTCCTGAGGATGCAAAAAAAATGATTGATGAAACAAATTGTGATTATGTTATGGTTGGCCGTGGCGCAATGGGTAATCCATTTTTATTTGAACAAATCAATGATTATCTTAAAACTAATTCTTATCAGGAATATTCTTTTAATGATAGATTGGATTCTTTCTTTGACTACCTACATTTAACAAGTAAATACAAAATTAAATTTGCAAATCTTAAGGGTCAAGCAATGCGTTTCACTAAAGGTATGAAGGGCGGTTCAAAAATTCGTTCAAAAATTACATTTGCAACAAATATTGAAGAATTAGAAAAAATTATGAAAGATGCATATCTGATATCTTAATCAAATTTATTCCTGAACAAATTGTGCTCAAATCATATCATGTGTTTTTATAGTTAAATTATGATAAATAATATCCCTTCAAAAATATGTCCTCCAAAAGGATAACGACCTGAGAGGGTTTGTGACCTCTCAGCAGATAATTTTCATTTAATTTTATATTTTTAATAATTAAAGAGCTTCAGAATTTTCTTTCTTTGTTCCAATATTGAAAACACTATCGATATTGCTAATTGCAATTATACCATCTGTATTTTCACCTGTATATGCTTCTTCTTCAATAATCTTGCATACTTTTTCTACAATTGCATCATCTACAATTGTACTGATTATTGCAACTTTGTTGTATTCTGCAGTAATTGTTTTTGTTCCTCTCTCTGATCTAATGTTTTGTCTTTTTCCTGAACCTCTCCCATTTCCTTCTAAAATCGTAAATCCTTCCACAATACCAGTAATTGCATCTGAAATCATCTTAATTTTATTTATTTGAATAGTTGCTTCAATCTTTTTCATTAATCTTATACCGTAATAGGATCAAAATATACCCTTTTTTTATATTCTAACAAATTTTTATTGGTTATTATGCAATCCCATTTTCTTTTTAATATAAGGTGAAATAATAATTATGAAAAGTGATGAGAAAAGGTCTCACAGACTAAATTATCTGTTAAAATGTTATTTGAGTAATCCCGAAGAGACTGAGATTTATCGTAGAGCTAAACAAATGGGTGTTACTGATTCTACTGCTAAGGATTACATTCGAACTGTTATTATCCAAGCCCAGAAAACACACACAAAGAATTTTTAAATTATATATAAAAAATAATCATTTACTAACAAATCTCTAGAAATCTTAAACAAGCTATTCATAAATAATGAATGTGAGGAAAAATTAACATGAGTGATATGCTGCTTGATGATGTAAATTCATTATTGGATGGGGATTTTGGTGATGATCGAATACTCAAGCAAATTGCTCGAGCCTGTAAAAATAATGAAGTAATTAGTAATTATGAACGAAATTATGTTCAAAAACTAGCAGAACAACATTTAGGTAAAAAGCCATTAACTAATAAAAAACCTGAAACGATTACGCCTGAAATACCTAGAATTGAAATCCCAAAACCTGAACCTCTTGTGACAACACAACTATCTCAACCTAACAATCATTCAAAATCAAAAAACCCCAAATTATTTTTAGGGTTTGGAGGCATTGCAGTAGTGATAATTATTGCAACTGCATTTTTACTTTCTAATGATGTTAACCCATCTGAATCAAATATCACATCTGAAATTAAAATAGAATTATCTGTTCAAACTGATTTATCGTCATATGCTAAGTCTGATTTGATTTCTATTAATGGTGTTTCTCAAAATTCTAATATTGTAAATTTATCAATTTTAAATCAAAACAATGATCTTGTGTGGGCTGAACAAGTTTCTGTAAAATCAGATGGGAGATATTCAACATTAGCTATAGCTGATGGTGAGGGATGGGAAAATTCTGGTACCTATAATATTAAAGTTGAAGATGGAACAGAAATCAAATCTATAAAATTCACATTTAACTCATAACTTTTCAAATTCTTTCCAATGTGTATCTATGAGTGCTCGTAATTCTTCTACACTAATCTCTTCCATATATTCACGATAAACTATGAATTTATTTTGTTTATTTGAATTTTCACCAAAAACATCTGTAGTATTTTTTGGAATTATGTTATTTGACCATTGATTCATTTCAAAAATCCATATTGATGAATCTGGATTAGAAAAATCAATATCATCACATCCTATAATATACAAATAACATTTTGTAGATTGATTTAATTTTTCATAGAGTTTTTCATAAGCTATTATTTGTCCTTGTGGAATGTTGATTTTATCATTATGAAATCCTTTGAATTCTAAAATTATAAAACTCCCTTTATGTTCAATTAACCAATCAATATCTGTCCCTCCAGAGGCTAACATTCCATGTACAATTATCTCTCCTAATACCTCTCTGCCGCGAGTAAATTCTGATTCATCAAAAATTTGATATTTTGCTTTAGAACTTTTACGAAAACCTTTTTCGTGTGAATTTTGTGCCTGATTTGATACTTTTTTCTCATATATTATATCGATAATATCATTTGTTTCATCTGTCATTGTTTTATTTTTTTTTAATCTGTGATAAAATATCTTGTAAAATTTTCTACAGTTAACTATTTTCCTATTTCATCTTGAACAAAATTCATTATTTTGATCTTTATACAGTATGAAATATTCATCTTGAATTTTCCTATCTTTTTTTGCAGTTAGTGCATCTTGATACATATCAAAATGCTCAACTATGTATAATTGATTTCCTGGATTTTCAAAATAATCAATTCCAACTAAATTAAATCCTGTTTCTGGAGTCATCTTAATTTTTTCTTTTTCAAATTTATTATTAGACATTTTTTCATTAATCATAAATCATTAAATTTTTTTCTTCTAATAATGAATGTAAATTATGTACTGATCTATACACTTCTGTTTCTTTTTTAGCTCCTGTACAAACAAGTTTTCCTGATGCAAAAACTAACATGACTGTTTTTGGGTCGAGCATTCTGTGAATCAAACCCGGGAATTGTTCTGGTTCGTACATGCTTCTTGGAAGTGTTCTTGCAGATTTTTCTAAATGAATTTTACCTCCAAGACTAATTGATGAAACAATATTTTGTATAGAAATTATGGCATCCTTTTTAATTTTGATCTTTGCTTTTCTTAACTTTTGAACAACTGTGTTTACAGCTGCAATTGCTAATTCTTCTGATTTAGCTCCAGTACATACCATTTTACCTGTTCTAAAAATTAGAGTTGCTGTTTTTGGTTTTGTTAATCTAAAAACTAATCCCGGAAATTGTTCTGGATTATATTCTGTTTCTGGAAATTTTTTTGTAATCTCGTTTAAGTCCATTTTTTGATCAACTGATGCTGATGCAACTACATTTACTACGCTGACAATTGGTTTTGTTTGTGGCATGCGTGGTTGTTTATATACTTCCTTATATATACTAGTGACGTTTTCTAAAGTTTTTTTCTTTAGTGATGGCCAACCCATTGATATGTAAACTCCTCTTCAATCATATCGTTTACAATTTTATTTTCTTTAATTTTTATTTTAGGTAATTCTGTATCAAAAAATTTCAATTTGCCTTTACATGCAATTGGAATTCTAAATGGTTTAGCATTTTTTAAAATAAAACCATATGTTGTTTTTTGAAAACTTTGTGAAGAAAAGTGTTTATTTTTATCAATTCTAATTTCTTTTAATGATTCATATTTTTTTACATCAAATAGTTCTGCTTTACCTATGATTGCACCTGTTACAAACTCTTCATTAATTTTTAATCTTTTACAATCCTCTTTTCTAATTTTAATTGGAGCATGTATTAAGAAAATCCCACGAAAATTAGTATTCCATTTTCTTAACTCTATTGTTTTCTTATTTTGTATAATTAAATTTGCAAACGGTTGACAAATTGAAAGACATTTCATACTTGTTTTTAATATGATTTTTAATAGTTAAAATTGTGATGCTTGTTTAACTAATTCTGAAAGTTGACTATTTCTAGCTTCAGGAAGTTCTGTAATTCCTCCAATTAAACTGTCTGTAACAATTCCTTTTTCAGCTAATACATTTGCTGCCATTAGAGATGTTCGTCCTGCCATACAAACCATGAGGGATTTGCCTTTAGATTCTTGAATTGAATTATTTATCTCATCAGGAATTCCTTGTCCAGATAATAGTTGTTGTGCGGTTCGAGCATTTGGAATTACAATTTTACTTTTATCTATACCTAAAGATTTTGCAAGTAATTCTATTCCTCCTTCTTGAGGGGTATATTGAGTGTGTATCCAAATTACTTTATCATACTCTGATGAATTTGAGGCTACTTCCTCTTGTGATACTTGTCCTGGTGGTTGAATTTTTCCAATTTTTTCTAAATTCTTTCTATATTTTTCTATTCCATCACAAATCATTACTACAAACTTTTTTCCTTTATTTGCACTAACTAGTTGTAAAGTTGCGTATAATTCCAATGCACTACTTTCTCCAATATCGTGTCCTTTTTCAACAAAAAATTTCAAAAGTGGCTTTGCTTTTTCAAAATCTACTTCATATTCTCCGGCATATTTTTCTGGTTGATAATATTTCAGACCATCTGCGTTGTTATGTGTTCTAATTCCAGCAACGTCTTGACCGCCTGGAGGGAATATTACGTGAACTCCTTTTTTGTTATATTTTTCTGAAATGTATCTACTTAATCCACCTGATGTTCCACCTGTTCCAAACGTGCATAGAATATTAAATTCATCTAAAGAATTTCCATCTTGTTGTAATTGCTGATCTATTTCAGCTCCAGTAATTGTTCTATGTGCATTTACATTCAAATCATTATCGTATTGTTCTGGACAAAAACAATTGTATTTTTTTGCAAGCAATTTTGCTAAATTGATTATGTCTTGTTTACCTAACAGTGCTTCTATCTCTGTAATTGAATTATCAAATATACTAGGATCAAATCCTAACTGTGTTAATTGTGAACGAACATTTGCAGCTGTTGCTTTTGCAACCAATTCATCCTTTTTGCCTTCCATTCCAGGGGCTGGACAAATATCCATTTCCAAATCCATAATTTTGATACCCATATTTCTTAATTCATGAAAAACACCTTCTTGTAATTTTCTTGAAACAATTGTGACAACTTGTAACCCAAGTTTTGATAGCATTCCTAATGCAATTCCGAAATTACCTGACGTTGCTTCAATTACTGTCTGACCACTCTTTATTTTTCCAGTACTGATTGCTTCGTGAATAATATTTGCAGCAGGTCTCACTTTGATTGAACCTGTAAGTAATGTGGAATCTAATTTTCCATAAACTTGTAATTCAGAATCAGAAATATCCAAATTGTAAATTTTTTTGGCACATTCTTTAAAATCTGCTGTAATATCTACCAAAGGAGTTGCATTAACGATTTTTCCACCTTCTTGATTATTTTCTAAGTGGGGTACTTTATTCCAAATTTCTGATTCAAATCGCTCAAGAAGAACTTTGTCAACAGCATTGTCCTGATTTTGATCCAATTTCTCTCAATTTTTTAAATTTTAGAAGGTCATATAAAATATCTGATAGATTTTATGGACTTATTTGATATTTTTACTTCTTGAATTACACATCTAGTAGGTTGATTACTTTATTTGGAATGTCTTTTAGTCTACTTACTGCCATTGTTTTATCATATCCTAAATGTTTGAGATTATTTGCAATAGTTGTGGCTCTTACAGTATTTGGACCTAATCCTAAAGCTACCATAGTGATTCCTATTCCTTTAAGTGATTTTGTCATTTTTCTAACTGCATTAGAATCTGATGGCTCCCCATCTGTTAATGTCAAAAAAATATTTGGCTGTTTTGCTTGAAGTGTTGAAAACATCTTGTCATAAACTTCTGCTAATGGTGTAGAACCATTTGCAACAATTTGTGCCAATCTTTTAGCAGTAATGTTATTCCATTTCATGTTCTCTTCTTTAACAGACCAACAAACTACTGATCTATTTTCAGTACTAAATGCATATACTGCAAATTTTACTCTAAGAAATGCTAAAACTTCACATAATGCAATTGTTGCTTTCTTATATTCAACTGCATCAGATGAAATGCTTGATGAATGATCTAATAAAATTATAATTTTTGTTTTAATTGATTTTTTAATATCTGTAAAAAATGGTTCATTTCCCTCAATAAAATTTTCATCATCAAATTCATCTCCTGATCTTAGATGCTGTTCCTTCCAGCCTGTTTTCCATTCTTTAAATTTCATTTTTAATCCATTTATCAAACTCATATCATAGATTATTGTTTCATCAATATTTTTTGTTGATGGAATTTGTATTCCTACTGATTCTGTCGTTAGTCCTTTGTTTTCATTTTTTTCATTTTCTTCAATCAACACTTTGTATTCGTCATAAACATTATCTCCTTTTACGACTGAAGAGGTATCTATTGCACCAAAATCACCTTCTTTGTTTTTTGCAATAATTTTTAAAACTTTTTTTAATTCTTCTTCCGATAATGCCATACCTGCTTTCATAAATGCCACTGATATTGGAATCGTTAACAACGAATCAATATCTAAAATTTTGATTATTTCAGCTACATTTTTTTCAATCCAACTAGTCTTTTGATTATTTTCAATTGACTCAATTACAATTTTTTTTGCAAATGTTGTTGCTTTTTTGATTTTTTCAAAATGACTTTCTTGTAACTCTCCTTTAATTGCACCAAACATGAAATATTGATAAAATGCTTCTACCATTCTGGCTTTTCCATAAACTGTGTGCAGTTGTGGTCTTGAAACAAGCATATATGAATAATTGAAAATTATTTCTTCATCCATTCCCCTCCAAATTTTTCTTCCTAGCTGTTCTACTCTTTTTGTTTCCATTGTATTTAGTATAAATCCAAAAGCATGATCATCACTCAAAATTTTTTCAGAATATTTTATCTTCATTGCTTCATACCATGATGATGTTCTAAATTGCCTGTATTTCTGAAAATTATTTCCTATTCGTTTTTCTAATGGTGTCAAAATGACTTTTTTTTCTTTTAATCTTGTTTTTGTTTGTATGTTGTCTGAAATTTCAATTATGACATTTTCTTTTTCAGACCATCGTCGAATTAGAAAAGTTGCTATTTCTAATAAAGAATCATTTTGTAATTGAATTGATTGCATTTAATTTCCAAACATTGAGGTAATGATGTCGCTTACTTTTTGATATTCAATATTTCCCCATTGTGTATACACATTTCCAAAAACAATGTTTGCAGCTTCTTTAGGTGACATTTGTTTATCTAATAATTTTGCAAATGCAATAGTTTCTCTCAAACTTGGTGAGTAAAACAATTCTTCAACTGCTGCAGCTTGTCTTAATGTATTTGCCAATTTAATGGCCTGGATGATTTCTGAATCATGATTTCCTGAAATATGTTCTTTAACAATTTCTAATTCTACTTCTTCAGGTGGATATTCTAATCTTATTCGAACTGGAAATCTACTTAGAATTTGCGGCGGAAGTTCTTTTGTTCCACTATGTGTTAATGGATTAATGGTTGCAATCACAAACCAATTTTCTTTTGCTTTGATAACTTCTCCAGCTGCTTCTTTTAATACAATTTGTCTTCTGTCATCTAATGCTTCATCTAATCTAAGTAAAACATCTGCTTCAGCAGCATTAATTTCATCCAAATATAATACATCTCCATTTCTCATTGATTTAATCAATATACCTTCATCAAAACTGACTGTTCCATCTGTTAGTGTTTTTGTACCAATCAAATGACTTTCTCTAGTTCTTAAACTAAAATTAATTGATTCAGAATTAATATTATTTTTTTCTGTAAAATTTCTAACTAGTGAAGTTTTTCCTGTACCTTTTGGTCCAATAACTAGAACAAATAGCCCAGCCTCATACGCTTTTTTGATTATATCACTAGATTTGTTCCAATCAAGATATTGAATTTCTTCCAAGGCTTTTTTTCCTTAATTCTAACAATATTTAATGTTGGATCTATTTTCCAAATGCTTCAATTTTAGCAAATGATGCATCCAATCTTTGATGTAATGACTTGTTCCATTCATCAAATCCTGATGGATCTTTTGGATAATTATTGTAATGTTCAACTAACCATTGATTTTCTGAAGATGTGTACTTTAGTCCCTTTGCAACTGTTTGATTTAGTGCTCCTCTAATTATCATTCCAACTTTCCCTAATCCTGAAAAGTCTGGATGCTCTCCTTTACTAATTGCTTCAACATCCAAATTTCCCAAAAAGTGTTTCATACCATAGCTGATTTGTTCATTATTCATTTGTTGCACTAATCTTCTAAAAAGTTCTAGACCTGCTGTTTTGTATCCGTACTCTTTAATGAAATCTAAATTATATTGCCATAGTGATGCTTCAGATGTATCATTTGCTTGTAATGCTTCAGCTACATTTTTCCCAAGAATTGTTCCTGCAATTAATGCTGGTCCAATTCCTCCTGCATCAATTGGTTTTGGCATCCATGCAGCATCTCCAACCATCATGTATCCTCCTGATACCATACATTCGTTTTGTCTTCTAACTGAAACTTGGAAAATTCCAGAGTGATTATTTCCTAAAGTATCTGTAGGATCTTCTGAAAGCTTTGCATTTGTAATTGCTGTATTTCTTTGAA
This window of the Candidatus Nitrosomarinus catalina genome carries:
- a CDS encoding AAA family ATPase encodes the protein MEEIQYLDWNKSSDIIKKAYEAGLFVLVIGPKGTGKTSLVRNFTEKNNINSESINFSLRTRESHLIGTKTLTDGTVSFDEGILIKSMRNGDVLYLDEINAAEADVLLRLDEALDDRRQIVLKEAAGEVIKAKENWFVIATINPLTHSGTKELPPQILSRFPVRIRLEYPPEEVELEIVKEHISGNHDSEIIQAIKLANTLRQAAAVEELFYSPSLRETIAFAKLLDKQMSPKEAANIVFGNVYTQWGNIEYQKVSDIITSMFGN